The following proteins come from a genomic window of Anaerohalosphaeraceae bacterium:
- a CDS encoding alpha-L-fucosidase has product MMKNRWTLLLCLGAVHLGVSKAAERSPQETAAFEQKLVSVVPSERQYAWQRKHDVYAFIHFGPNTFTGREWGTGTESPSVFQPTALDARQWAGALKSAGMTMAVLTVKHHDGFCLWPSRYTEQSVKNSPWKDGKGDVVREFVDAVRAEGLEVGIYLSPADLFQLEHPNGYYGNGSPAVDSVIPTDPASFQSNPLIPRPAPREGFGAGVTYRCRVDDYNRYFLNQLYELLTEYGPVAEVWFDGAVPKTKGGQKWALREWTELIRLLQPQAVIFNRGPDIRWAGNESGTAREIEWSVIGLDKPLEEFEWPDMTDPVLGARDRLAKAAALHWYPAEANTSILPGWFYHNDNHMKTPEELMDLYERSVGRNASFILNIPPDKRGLFTEPAVATLKAFGELRQTRYGQNLAVGATASSASFLPDHPPSAAVDGDYETWWEAATTSSADGPVMLHITLPRQVTFRRIVLQEQIRRSQRVEAFFVEAKGPDGRWTKLAEAATIGYKRILAVPETSTTELRIHFVMYRVAPTLASVELYY; this is encoded by the coding sequence ATGATGAAAAACCGATGGACCTTGCTGCTCTGTCTGGGCGCCGTTCATCTCGGCGTCTCCAAAGCAGCGGAACGTTCCCCGCAGGAAACGGCGGCGTTTGAACAAAAACTCGTTTCCGTTGTCCCCAGTGAGCGGCAATATGCCTGGCAGCGCAAGCACGACGTCTATGCATTTATTCATTTCGGTCCCAACACTTTCACCGGACGGGAATGGGGAACAGGCACGGAGAGTCCTTCCGTCTTCCAGCCGACCGCTCTGGATGCCCGCCAATGGGCCGGGGCCCTGAAATCCGCAGGGATGACGATGGCCGTTCTGACCGTCAAACACCACGACGGATTTTGTCTGTGGCCGTCGCGCTACACCGAACAGTCCGTCAAAAACAGCCCCTGGAAAGACGGCAAGGGCGATGTGGTTCGGGAATTTGTCGATGCCGTCCGCGCTGAGGGGCTGGAGGTGGGCATCTATCTGTCGCCGGCAGATTTATTTCAGCTGGAACATCCGAACGGCTATTACGGAAACGGCAGCCCCGCCGTCGATTCGGTCATCCCGACAGACCCCGCTTCCTTCCAAAGCAATCCGCTGATCCCCCGCCCGGCTCCCCGGGAGGGATTCGGGGCCGGTGTAACCTACCGATGCAGGGTCGATGACTACAACCGTTATTTTCTCAATCAGCTGTACGAACTCCTGACGGAATACGGCCCCGTAGCGGAAGTCTGGTTTGACGGGGCCGTCCCCAAAACCAAAGGCGGACAAAAATGGGCCCTCCGGGAATGGACCGAGCTGATTCGCCTGCTTCAGCCGCAGGCCGTCATCTTCAACCGCGGGCCGGATATCCGATGGGCCGGAAATGAAAGCGGCACAGCCCGGGAAATCGAATGGAGTGTGATTGGTCTGGACAAGCCGCTGGAGGAATTCGAGTGGCCGGATATGACGGACCCCGTTCTGGGGGCTCGCGACAGACTGGCCAAGGCCGCGGCCCTGCACTGGTATCCGGCGGAAGCCAACACATCCATTCTGCCGGGCTGGTTCTATCACAACGACAACCATATGAAAACTCCGGAAGAACTGATGGACCTGTATGAACGCAGCGTCGGACGCAATGCAAGCTTCATTCTGAATATTCCCCCGGACAAGCGGGGGCTGTTCACGGAGCCGGCGGTGGCGACCCTGAAGGCCTTCGGCGAACTGCGTCAGACTCGTTACGGACAAAACCTGGCGGTCGGAGCAACCGCCTCCTCCGCCAGCTTCCTGCCGGACCATCCCCCTTCCGCCGCGGTGGACGGAGACTACGAAACCTGGTGGGAAGCCGCCACAACCAGCAGCGCCGACGGGCCTGTGATGCTTCACATTACTCTTCCGCGGCAGGTGACCTTCCGGCGGATTGTGCTTCAGGAACAAATCCGCCGCAGCCAGCGGGTGGAGGCCTTTTTTGTCGAAGCCAAAGGTCCGGACGGCCGGTGGACCAAACTGGCCGAAGCCGCCACCATCGGCTATAAGCGCATCCTCGCGGTGCCGGAAACCAGCACCACCGAACTGCGGATTCATTTTGTTATGTACAGGGTGGCCCCGACTCTCGCCTCCGTAGAACTCTATTATTAA